Within the Pseudarthrobacter sp. W1I19 genome, the region TCGATGGCGCGGGTCCCCTCCGGATCCTGTTCTCCGTACTGAGGCCAATGATTGTCCCCGGAGCCGTGACCGTATTCCTCTTCGCGTTCCTCGGCGCCTGGGGAGACTTCATCGGTGCGCTGACTTTCCTGACCCGGCAGGAGCTCTTCACACTGCCCGTGGCGGTGGAAAATGTCGCGTCCGGCGCGTTCGGAACGGTGAATTACGGCTACGTCATCGCAGGCGCGGTATTGCTGATGCTCCCCTGCCTCATCCTCTACGCAGCCGTCCAGCGGTACTACGTGCGGGGCCTCGTCGCGGGGGCCGTCAAGGGCTAAGAACCCGCCGTCCCGCTCCTCACACACCCAAGCCAAGAAAGCCGCACTTCCCATGCACCCCACCACCGCCTTCGCGGAAACTACCCTGCCGCCGTCGTCCTTCCCTTTGAGCAGCGTCCGGCTGCTGGCCGGCGACTTCAAGAACGCGCAGGACACCAGCATCCGCTATGTCCTGGCACTGGACGCCGACCGCCTCTGTGCGCCCTACCGCAGGGAAGCAGGACTTACGACGACGGCGGCTGCTTACGGCGGGTGGGAATCCGACGGCATGGGAGGACACATCGGCGGGCACTACCTCTCTGCCTGCGCGCAGCTGTTTGCGGCAACGGGCGATGCCCGTTTGCTCGAGCGGCTGCAATACGTCCTGGGCGTGTTCGAAGAGTGCCAGGACGCGGCCGGCACCGGGTACCTGGGCGGGGTTCCGGGCGGGCGCCGCCTCGGCGACGAACTCCGGGCAGGAGAGATTGATGCGGACATTTTCACGCTGAACGGGCGCTGGGTCCCGCTGTACAACCTGCACAAGACCTTTGCCGGGCTCCTCGATGCCTACACGTATGCCGGGGCGGAATCCGCCCTGCGGATGCTGACCCGTCTGGCGGACTGGTGGCTTACGGTTTCGGCCGGCCTGGACGATGCCTTGTTCGAGGAAGTCCTGGCCACTGAGTTTGGCGGCATGAACGACACCCTGACGTCCCTTGCCCAGCTGACGGGGCGGGAGGACTACCTGCGCGAGGCCGATCGTTTTTCCCACCGGGCCGTCCTGGAGCCCCTGGCCGCGGGCCATGACCGGCTGGACGGGCTGCACGCTAACACGCAGATACCCAAAGTGGTGGGGTACGAACGGTACGCGCAGGCCACGGGCAGCCACGAGCACCTCAAAGCGGCAGACTTCTTCTGGCACACCGTCACCCGTCAGCGGACTGTATCGATCGGGGGCAACAGCGTCCGGGAGCATTTCCACCCGTCGCGCGATTTCACCCCCATGATCCTGGACGTCCAGGGGCCGGAGACCTGCAACACCTACAACATGCTGAAGCTCGCCAAGCTGCGCTTCGAGCGGACCGGCCACCCCGCAGCGGTGGCGTTCTACGAGCGCGCCACCTTCAACCACATCCTCTCCTCCCAGCACCCGGAGCGCGGCGGGTTCGTGTACTTCACGCCGATGCGTCCGTCCCACTACCGGGTGTACTCCACCGTCCATGAGTCCATGTGGTGCTGTGTGGGCTCCGGCCTGGAAAACCATGCCCGCTACGGTGAGCTGATCTACAGCCACAGTGGCGGCGACCTGGCGGTGAACCTCTATATCGCCTCGGAGCTCACTTGGGCCGAACGAGGCGTGACGGTGCGAATGGAGACCGTTTTCCCGTACTCCGACACCGTCCGGCTGAGGGTCACGGCGGACAGTCCCACAGCCTTCACCCTGCAGCTGCGCCGCCCGGAATGGGCGACGGCCATGGAGATTCGTGTCCAAGACGCTGCCGGCGGGCGGCCGCATGCGCAGGCAGTGGAGGGGGACGCCGGCTTCGTCCATCGCGTG harbors:
- a CDS encoding beta-L-arabinofuranosidase domain-containing protein encodes the protein MHPTTAFAETTLPPSSFPLSSVRLLAGDFKNAQDTSIRYVLALDADRLCAPYRREAGLTTTAAAYGGWESDGMGGHIGGHYLSACAQLFAATGDARLLERLQYVLGVFEECQDAAGTGYLGGVPGGRRLGDELRAGEIDADIFTLNGRWVPLYNLHKTFAGLLDAYTYAGAESALRMLTRLADWWLTVSAGLDDALFEEVLATEFGGMNDTLTSLAQLTGREDYLREADRFSHRAVLEPLAAGHDRLDGLHANTQIPKVVGYERYAQATGSHEHLKAADFFWHTVTRQRTVSIGGNSVREHFHPSRDFTPMILDVQGPETCNTYNMLKLAKLRFERTGHPAAVAFYERATFNHILSSQHPERGGFVYFTPMRPSHYRVYSTVHESMWCCVGSGLENHARYGELIYSHSGGDLAVNLYIASELTWAERGVTVRMETVFPYSDTVRLRVTADSPTAFTLQLRRPEWATAMEIRVQDAAGGRPHAQAVEGDAGFVHRVWEGTTTVSVRLRADITAEALPDGSPWVSFLYGPVVLAAREGTTGVESFEAPDERLGHVASGSQDPLAGTPVVVGVDPAAAVELSNRADLTAELTAVRNGATVRLTLEPFAGIHDERYTVYWPTGASAAGVRTAELAAADAATATSGGVIDALTAGEQQPEADHFFAGEATRAGGQDGVHWRNATGWFSYVLRDPNGRAASLRVRMRPDTGRGQRISLNGVPLTEALSSGTDQGTEVIEYAVPAEARTEESGALVFAVHALSGTATGDLLSVELLGEAG